In the genome of Hippoglossus hippoglossus isolate fHipHip1 chromosome 9, fHipHip1.pri, whole genome shotgun sequence, the window ACTCCCAAATCTCACTTTAGAGTTGCTCCATTAAGTAGCGTGTCCAGATATTTCAGAGGTTATCAGCCGCAACATATATCAAATCTTATTTCCTATCAAGACCACAAAACCGCACCGTAACATGCATCAGACAAGGGACCTGAACATTAGGCATCTGTAAAACTgcatgtttcctgtgttttctgaaatgGTACATTTGCTCTCGGCCAAGTTTTCTTCCCCCCCACCTGTTCCTGCAGTTTTGACCGTAGAATCCAGCGGGACACGGCTCCCTGCAGAACTTCCCACGGTATCCTGGCGTGCAGGTACACGAGCCGTCGGCCTGATTGCATTTGCCGTGGATGCACTGGCAGTATCGTTCACACCGTGGGCCCCACAGCCTCTCTCGGCACTGGCAGCGTCCCGTGAACTGGTCACACGGTGAATTGTTACAGTTACACTGGATCGCACAGTTCCTCCCCGTCCAGCCCGGGCTGCACTGGCAGCGGCCTGTCATGGCGTCACAGATGGAGTTGATGCTGCAGTAGCAGTTGTTGTTGCACTGCGGACCCCAGACGCCGGGGTGGCAGGTGCATTTGCCCGTGTCTTGATCACATTTGCCCTTTTGGCACATGCACGCATTCTCGCAGTTTGGTCCCCAACGGTTGTGGTTGCAGGTACAAGCGCCGGTCAAGTCATCGCACTGGCCATTGGGGTAGCAGTTGCATTTCCCCTTGCAGTCAGGGCCCCAGAACTGGGCAGGGCACTCTGTGAAGAAGACAGTGGTGTAATCAGGATACAGTTTAACATTTGTATGTGTTCTGtcattaactaaataattaTACGAATAAAGACTTTGGCCTGATGCTGGCATGAGATAAAAAGGGATCACTAACATTATCTACTGGTGGCACTGGAGCCCAGTTTACAGGCATGAGATTGTGTATGAGGATgaacaacatgtctccacttcctcccactatccgggatatgaagccaaaatatccggCACGCCATTGCTGCCACCTGTTGCATTTTGAGCCAAAATCTGCAGAGTAGTGGTGGAGCAGCGGTTGTGTTGTCTCGCCGACACACACTCTACTAATCAcaagtcagtttcagctgtcaatcatgatgtttcagcgttttatagcatcaaataactaacttAACCCAAACTTACTAGAAAATAACTACTTGGTCCACatcccgtctgctaacatggaggagacaggatttatGAGTTCATGAGCCAGCgaccaggtggtgattgagatgatttgttttcacttttgcaGAGCAGTCATATCGTCCatggttatatatatatataccctaAATGCTACTTATCCTGTAGTTCAAGAGCTAGAAATTGGTGTTTAGTAGATACTCTTTAATAACTTGAACTTTTAACACCATATTCAAGAGGCAAAGGGTAgaaatgtggatttaaaaaaaacatgaaaacaaaacaatccctTACTCGTGTCACAGCTAGCTCCAAAGTATCCATGACGACAGCGGCATTCATTCGGCCTGACACACACCTCGTTTTCCTTGCAGGTGAAGTTGCCTTCACAGAGTGCTGGGGTGAACAAGAAGAGGCCATGTTAGTCGACTGATCTGCACATTGAGCTGTCATGATAAATGTTTGCTCCCTGTGTGGCACGTACGTGTCAGGCATTCATCCGCGAGCTGCGCCCATCCACTGCAGCACGCCACTCCAGACGGCCTGGGGAGAAGAGATTCAAAATGAGAGGGGAAAGATAAAGCACCAAACTGagaaacagcaaaacaaacacatgagcGTGGCTCCATCCACACCCAACTCATGTTTCCTTGATCTCTGTTGATGTGGCTCAGGCTAAATTCTGCAAAGCTGTGTGTTTTGCACATGACGCATATGCTCAACACATGCTTGCATCATTTTCCCGATGCTGAGCCGCAGCCGTAGGGGGCAAGAGAGGCACATGAATATTCATAGAAAGTATTTTGCAGCCACGTTTTCGACCTGTCAGGAAAAGAAGGATGCTTCTTCCCTTCCTCCCACGCCCGTGACCTCTGCGGGGGCCCTGCAACACGTCAGCCTCCCCTGGAGTGTTTGAGGACGGCTGCTTGCTTTCGGTCAACGAGCAGGGGAGCGATGCTGTTCTCTAAAAGAGGCGCGTGGTGGAGATCACAGGCCTAACCTCTGCATGCTTTCCCTTCCTATGAGGGAATACATTTGACTTTCACCACTTTATCTATATAACATGACACTGGATTTAACTGTAAATGTCTCAGCTGCTCCGCATTTTGACAAACTCCAGGTGAAATGTAAGGAGTTGACCCTTGTTGACCCTTTGACACGCAGCCAATCCATGACAGCGGCACCCAAGGACAAAGATTACATTCACTGTTTGGCGGAGCTATTTTAAAAGCTGCGCCCCTGTTTGCCATTTATCATTGAATGTACCACGTTTTCCAAGGATTCTACTGattcaaaaacagatttttctgcATCGCTACTCAAAACATCACATGGCGAACAGCTTTGTTTGTtcacagtcattttttttaaggaGCTGGAAAACAATCAGTGTTGAAGGAATCATCGAGTAGTTTTATTGCCGTTCCAGCTGGATTCAGCAGCTGATTTTGCAATGTGAAGACACACTGGAAACGCTGAGGAGTGATGATAAATGCTGAACTACTTCCTTCTATTCATTCGATTCAAGTGAGAAAATAAGACATAATGGGCGTAATGTGAAAAACAAGTGAGGGGAGAGTGGAGAGTTCACCGCGATGGATGTTAAATACTAGAAGGAGggcaaaatgtcaaacttgtagagcagaggaaaggaaagtaCTATAAATACCACACTGAAAACTTCATTAAGAACAAATATAGGAAGTATCTTTTCTGGTAAATTACTATTTGTGACCAAGCAGAGTACAAAAAAAACTCTGGATGACTTTGCATTTGATTGTGACCATAAATTTAGCGTGTTGCTTTCCAGATAAGCTATTTTTCCGTTTCCCTCCAACAACTGAGGCTGCACAGGAaatattattatctttttttatttcggTTTTCACTCCCAACTGCCCCAAAGTCTGTGAAAGAGGTTAAGATCCAGGAAACAAGGGCTACTTCAATGTGCACATGGTTTCTTATCACACATCTGTTATAGCATATTGGAGAATAAGGTCTGGACAGTATTTGTTGCTTCTTGCTGAGCACACTTTTCACAATTTATAGCCGTCTGTGCAACAAACTTGGATCCTGCAGTCGGTAATTGTGGACTtggatgttttcttcttttacacGAGTAACCAGAGGCTCAGTTTTATTCCTAGAGGTCATCAAGAAATGCGTTTTGGATGCATCACCCTTTGAGGGGAGCCTGTCCAGATATGTAGATTCCTAGTGTATTTAATTACTTTTCACATATTTGATCTTTATGCTGAAATATCAGCTGTTAAACAAAATCCATCTTCCCTTAATTCCCTTAAAGTCCAATCTCTTTTACAGCAGAGTCCTGGCTAAGACAGCAGGAGTACAAACGCACAACATattaaaatacaacatataCAATCTGCAAAAGATAAACACATCTCTTCACCACATTCTCTATGATGCCCTTAATTTTCTaagaatatgaaaatatgtcaAATTTTGGTTCTTTTCTTGTCCAAACTGCAGAATTATGTTcctcaaaacatttctttaaaacttCCCTAAAACCTCATCGTGTCATCTAATGGTGCCACGAATACTGTGAAGCTCGAGAAGAGCGCCCCCTACAGAGCaataaacccccccccctcgttcCAGATGCACACATCTGTATAGCTGCTTTCTGCAGTGGACTCCTCCTCCTGCATGCTACACAATGAACATGTTATAGAGGAACAATTaggtcaaagtaaaaaaatctgtgtAACTAACACTTACTTATATTGTGAGAATATAACGTGTGGTTATAGAATAAAGTCAGAGATTGATTTCACAACAAGTTACTGACTCTACAGTGAGAACCGTTATTCGGGCATGTGGCCACCACTGCAGTATGAAAACACTTTATCTTCAACTAAATGAGAAAAGTGGAAGGAATGAAAtgattctgtttattttaaatgtgactcCAACTCTGAGTGGATATctttaataaagttttatccTGAAATAAGGGACAATAAGGCTGAAATGTCAGAGGGAAaacttttaaacacatttacaacaacagggaaataaaagaatactTCTTCTCCCGCAGTGAAGTGATGCTTACCCCGGTGCTTTGCAAACATTCCTGCCTTTGGGGTTGAGCTCTTGGCTGAAACTGGAGCAAAAGAAGAGACAAACCAGcgcaacaacagcagcagaacagttCTTCACTTCCATTGtacacgcagcagcagcatccttcTAGACGCCGTCTTTACTCCTCCGAATAAACTCGAGATGGTGGTGGAGTTTGTTTCACTGTATTTCAAACACGTCCACGCACATGATCCAGATGTTGGGAACGCGAAATCCGTTTTCTTTTTCCTCGAGGTGTTTCAAGAAAAGTATCGACCGCGACCCCTACGCCATCGAgaaactcagcagcagcagctcagtgtctgGAAACACgggaaaaaaatttaaaaaagtcacaAAAGCAAAAGTGGAAAATCTTCATTCTTCATCCTGCAGCGCGCAAAGTATTCCACCAAAGTTTCTAAAAGCAGCCAGCGCGCAAAGCGGATGGATCCAGACGCATAAAGGCAGAGAAATCACACTTTTCCAGACAATGTAATGTCCTGAAAGGAAGAAATATCCGGAAACGTGTGAACTGGTGATGATAATCTTGAccaaaagaaagtaaaaatcaGTGAATTAGCTGCCTGTCGTTCGTCTCCTCTCCCGATGAGAAGCGCCTTACGCGTAACTTTTGTCCTCTGGTGCGCTCTCAGGAGTGGCAGGAGGGAAATTCCTGATTTGTTACTCTATCTTTGGCTTTGTGCGCCATGTGTGCGCCACCAAATTTACATACGCATGTGTGCAACAGGGTCTGTCTTCAATGGCCTTGGATATACATTCAAAAAATCACTGTTTAACACTGAATAGAGGCAATTAAGATGGAATAAACGGTTTTAGATTAAGAAAATGATCCTAATTCTAACTTTTATattgactttttaaagtttttgagTTTCATCATTCAGAACTTTAAATTAAAgctattaaaaatgtattccaGGATACTAGTCAATTAAAAACTACATGGATTTAAAGTAGGTTAAATGAATAAAGTAGAAAAGTGCGTGTGCTCTGGAGTGTGGGTGTTGGAGGGGGCAGGAGTGTTCGAACATGTGAAACAATGGCTCCCCCATCTGTTAAGAGGAACAAAGTGGTGCTGCCACATGACTCCTCCTGGATTCTCTCCTGCAGAAAGCCTCCTCGAGGTCCCTTTTGCCTCTGAGAGCGAGAGAAAcgtcatgtttttattgattgtaTTAGATTAATGACGAGTCAGTCCAATACTTGTGTTGCATTTCACATCTGTCCACAGCTGTGCTTTGTGGCTCTCCAGGGGCCTGTGCGAGGAGACAGGCCCAAAGTCAAGTTACTCAAAATGTTATGACATGTTTGTAATTTAATTCAACTTAACATCATTTGTGATCCATATGTCAACAAACGCGGTGCCAAAATCCAATACAGGCGAATGCTCAGACCCGTTTTTGACAGTTTCTTtattaataacttaataaacaagcaatgaataatattttctaaatgttcgagacgtcttgtttttttgctgcTCAGGATTAAAATGTCCCAGTGGTGAAGTGAGAGTCCTCAGACAACACGGATGTTACTCAAGCATGAGATGATTTGCATTAAGAATTCTGCTGAAGGGTAAAGTACTCAGAGTGGTTTGTTGCTCAGGCAGCCTCCATGTGAGGCCAAGCACTGAACTGGTTTGTGTTCAAAGTGTATGAACCAGTTTGTCTCCTATTCAGAGGAGGGGACTTGTTTGTCTTAAACAAGAGTAAAGAACATGCAggaacttacacacacacacacacacacacacacacacacacacacacacacacacacgcatatgaGTCAAAACTAGTAGAAATAATAGGCTGATCCAAATCTTGTATATTTCCTCACAGCCACTCATACTGTGACTCAGTGTTATTGCCCTGTGTGCCGGTATGTTCTCCTGTGAGTGTCTGgacatgctcctgatgagtcagcggatggtgtcctgggggatctcgtcccagatctggatcagggacCAGggagctcctggacagtctgtggagGAACCTGGTGCCGTCAGATACACGAGACATAACGTCCCATAGGTGCTCcattggatttaggtcagggggACATaagggccagtcaatggcatcacTGTCGTTGGTTAGCTCTatagtgtgttagttagtgaGTTAGCAAActagttagttagttatttatgactgctgcagctcagtctaACTGAGTCATAAGAAAGTGGGTCCcatagttagttagttagttaacTAGTTAGTACGTTAGTTAGTAGCTCAGTCTACCTGAGCCATGATACAATGGGTTAGTTATTGAATTGgttagctagctagttagctggTTAGTAAGTtagtttcctctgctgcagctgtctaCCTGAGTCGTGAGAAAGTGGGCGTGTCCCTTTGCAGGGTGTtggcctgtgattggctgatgtaACTCTTATGTCACGGACTCTCCACCAACCACAGTGctacctcagtgtgtgtgtctgtgtgttgacatgTTGTGAACCTGCACCACTTCACTCTCTGTGTGACTTCAcctcacatcctcctcctctgcctcctcctctgggcCGATGTTCTGTGTCAAAGCTCCGGTCCTCCTGTCGCGGACCCCCGGGGCGGACACCCCCGGCAGGTGGCTGCTCTCCAGCCGGATCCGCCTCCGCCGCTCCAGCGCCCAGCGGACGGAGCAGCGGCGGGACGAGGCGagcagctccacctccagcagctccaggaccAGGGCCGCTAATGGGATCTCCGTAGACTTCGACCTGACCCGGGAGGCTTATAGGAGCAAAGACTCATTAGAGCTGCTCAGAAGTTTGGTGGTGTTCAAGCTCTGCTCCTATGACATCCTGGTTGATAAGAACACAGAGGTAATGAGCTGGTTCCGAGCCGGTTTGTCTGAGGCTTGTTCACTTGATCAGAACATTATATAGAAAAAGGTTAAAGGAACTCAGTGACATTTCCACAGAGAGGAAGGGCTCAACACTCAAGCAGGTGTTAGCACTGAAGGTGAAATACTCCATTAGACTCACTTATATATCACTAACAGTGGTAACCCAGTGTTTATACAGAGATAAGCTTGTTTTTAAGATATAGTTAAAGTTGTGTTCAAGGTGAacaaacccccccacacacacacacaaacacacactgtcaacacTTTGAAACCTACACATCTAACTGTTGGTGCCTCAGCACAGCTCCCACCTCTCAAATTACATATGTGCAAACAGACACGCTTCCACTGAAGGTTGTTACTGGATTCTTTCTGCACAGATCACATCAACAGCTAATGGTGACACATCCAGCTCGAAGCACTAATCTGATCTGGTATTAATCTGCTTTTCGTTGCAGCTACAGTCTGTGATTCTTTGTCCCTGTGTACAGTcttacatgcacacatgtgGTTCACAGCCTGGGGCGAAGAACATGCTTCGAATTCCTCCGGTTGGGAAAGAACAACTTGCTCCTTTTTCCTCGTGTCCCCATAGAATTGTCAGATTAACTTGTTGCTTCAAAACATACTTTTTTTATCTGGGACATTATGATTCACATAGATAAACTATATGTGTTTTTAAGTAGTAATAAGCTTGTCTGtaatgtcctcctctctgttcagATAATGGACCTGGGTAAGAAGATTCTGGGCCAGAGAGCCTTCAACCAGTTCATGAAGATGACGTTTTACGGCCAGTTTGTGGCCGGCGAGGACCACAGGTCGATCAGGCCTCTGATCCAGAAGAACCAGGCCTTCGGCGTCGGCTCTGTCCTGGACTACAGCGTCGAGGAGGACATCAGCCAGGAGGAGGCGGAGTACGGAAGTTTTTCGCTATTGTCACACATTACAGTAAACGCTTAAAGATGCTTGTGAGCCTGTGCTGTCGGTGTCTCAAGTGAATCTAACAGCAccaggagagaaagtgaaacctTCTCTTTACTTATAACAAAACTAAGATCAAATTACAAATATCAAGGGTATAAATACGCCTGTGTGATGCCAAAAATAGATTTACCAGAAAGTAAACAGTCGTTACATCACGATTTGTTGGCCCAGCCGtggcccccaccccccccaccccctttaCTGGACTGGAGAGAATTTCTCACATGACAGGAATCCTGTCACATGGGGGGGAGCAAAAGGCAGAGCGGCTCTGTCCTGTGAGCTGATGTAAACTTGGATAACAGTACAGACCTAAAGCGAGCGGCCTCtctgggcagcagcagcagtaatgttGCTTCAGTTTGGCCGTGGGCATTCATGCACTCTGAGTAATTGGGACATCACATCGTCCAAAATAAAAGTTGGACGTTCTGGCCCATTTAGGAGATGCCCCACAGTCAAATAAGGGAGTAAAAGTTCCCAAGTGAATCTATCTGATGTTCATTTCATTAATGTGAAAAAGACGAGTGCACTTGTCAGATTTACTTTGCGCGAATGTAAGAGTCAGCCGGAAAAGTTTGACCTTTTGTATCTTACACAACGGCTCCATTTATGTAAAGGCTAAAAGAGACTAAGAGCTGTGAGGCGTTAGTTAAAGCAACCCTGTGCAACCTTTTCACCATGAAATATCAGTTTCTAACTTAGGGAGGAGGGAGAATTGTTCCTCCTTTgttccctctcctcaccctgaacgtctgttcttgCTCCATATAACTGGGgagtgggtacgatctcctgtgagaagtgtggaactgcAGCTTCTGAATCAGGTCCAGAAAGTTGAAGAGAAAAGTTGAACTGTAGATCtgttaaaaagacttaaaacccagagtttatctccaatttTCAGcgggaaacttttaaaataggAAGAATTCTacacagagtttggtggatttgctTCAACTTGAAAACCACCTCATCGCTCAGACGTGTTGGCCAACAGAATGAGTCACCACACGTggctgcaggtggcgctgttgctcagtaaaagttaccTACTGTTGCCTTGAGTAAAGGCTTGACTGTAATGTCGCTCTGCACCAGACAGAACATCCTCTATCATCATTTCATGGTGTAACCACGTCCTGTAAGGCAGCAGAGCTTCCAGGAAAAGCCCTTTGCTGTGACTTTCTCGGCCCTTCTTGTACTTTCTCTTATGAGCAACAAGATATCACCCCTCAGCTTTACGTCGTCTCGGGCATGCCTGCTCGGAAAAAACATCAGAAGAGGCATCAGACCTCAGGCTAGAAAGGATTTTGTTTGGCGAATATATACACCTCGGAACCTGGAGGACGGAGGACATTAAGACAGCTTGATCTCAGGCAGCAGCGAGGTTTGACAGGCGCTGCAATGATCTGTCAggacagcaacaacaacacgaGTCAGTTCCTGGTAACAGAATGAAGATGTAAGGAAGTGAGGCAGGTCCCGGGTTTGATGTTGagaataaacacactcacaatgCCAGCCCTCGGATTCAGAGGCCTTATATATAgacttaaaatatataatttttacattttggattTGATAAATGCAGGCGTGTGAAGACTGGTTCTGACGTTTTTTTGTAACAAAGCTGCCAATAACCAATATTTTGTGCCAGGCTTTCGGTTGATTGAATTATTGGCAGTGTTGCAAAAAATTGCTTTAATGAAATCCATATTTGTCACTGGACACAAACGCTTCAACCAGAACTAACAAGTTTATTAACCCTATTTGTTCAATGGTACTTAAAACTCTGGGAttggtttctgttttatttttatattcacgATTTTAcctttaatttattcttttagTCTAAACTAGGccagaaaacagtgaaaaatggCCATCACGAATTCCCACAGCCCAACTTTtacttctcttctgttttttctgACCAAACAGAACAAAAAGCAAATGATGTTTAGTTTACAGTTTTATCAAGCAGAGAAAATCCATCAGTTAGGTCTTTTACTATTGTTTTGATGGAGACCCCCCCCCTTGTGGCTGTAGTTACTTATTCTGCATTTGAATGGTCTGATCATCCGAATCTTTCATTGATCAATTCTCTGTCCTTTGCCTAATTCCCATTCTACGGTTTtagattaaaacattaaatcatcCAAAGTGCaggacaagtgtgtgtgaaatgtgtttagACAGTACAATGTCAGTCGGTGTAAAAAATATACTCCAGTTTCATCCACTTTCCTGCAGTAGAAGCGACATgatatacataaaaataaaataactccCTTTAGTTTTTCCGTCTTTGAAGCCCGCTGACGTCTCTGATGTCCGTATCTGCTTAGTTACACGAGCTCCCCGGTGGCTtatgacggggggggggggggggggagggggtgaaTAGGTCAAGTGTGGAGTGACGCCACAGCCGTCCCTCGCTGTACGGTCCCCCAGTTCAGCACACACCCATCAGTTTGTTTCTCATGTTGTGgctgatgtgtttatttaggTTCACTAAACACAACGTCCGCCTGTGGCACGCCGCTGCCACAAGGTCCAACGTGTCCACAGAAAGAATCCCAGCTCCCACACTGACCCCCAAAATGCTCGGCTGCAATAATGATGCAACTTTCTAATATCGCACAAACGCACGCTAACCAATTTAATCCTGTTCTATTTCTTCGTCTAATTTAGCTCATGTGAATccgctgcagagaaagagagcatAGGTAAGCTGCCTCGTTTTTTGTTCTCATTGGCGGACACAGTATATGATGTAATTAGAAGAAATAGGCATGCAAATTTGTTTTCACCTTCAGGCGAGCACCAcggagaggaaaaacagaaagagcacCAGCAGTTGGAGGAGCGGCGTCGCGGGGGAGTGACGGCAGCCGGCACACATTCCGACAGCTCTGAGGCCAAATGTGACCGGCATATGGAAACCTTCATCAAATGCATCAAAGCATCTGGTATGTAAATGGGGAGTGAAACCACACACAGCTTTACAGTGTGCGTCTGTTTATGCACATTGTGTTAAGTTGTAACTCTATACTGGCTCATATACTTTCCACCGTTAACTTGGAAAGATTGCCACCCTCCACCAACGCACACGTGCTCTGCTTCTGTAAGCCACCGCGTTTTATTACATGCAGCGCAGTACTTAATCTTGTGTTTACCGTCATGGTGATATTTCTATTTGAATGACTGCAGGTGGGAATTCGATGGACGGCTTTTCTGCCATCAAAATGACTGCTCTGGGACGACCTCAGTTTCTGGTAGGCATTGAGGGGCGATTCAAGGGTCAATGCAGCACCTCTTGTTGTAGGGGTGGGATGGACTGACTtccatttcctttttaataaagacttttattttttaatcttaaaGCTCCAACTCTCAGAGGTCCTGGTGAAATGGCAGCGGTTCTTTAGCTTCCTGGCGTCGCAGCAGGGGAAAGATGGCGTGGACGCTTTAAATCAAAGGCTGGAGCTCAACCAACTTCAGgtgcagttttcttttcctcttaaCCTGGTGATGAATGAATAATTACATGCAATGTTATAAACCTTCTTTGCACCTGGAGACACAGGATGAGTTTTACACTTTGTAAAAATGCTGTACTTTATATCTTTAGGAATCTTTGACCAAACTAGGTGCAAAAGGTGATTTCTGTGGCTGGTTTACTGACGGGAAAGAAGAAACCTCAGGGTGAGCAAGATCACAGGAACaaatatctgtaaaataatacatatttaaagtataaatactggttaatattatataatgttagGATGTGGTTTAAATTATACATATTACATAAGAATCACCATTCATTCATGTCCATGCTATGAAAATACATGTATTATCGTGTTGATTCATTGTCATGGTTAGTTTCTACAGTGCATGTTTCATACTGGTttttgaagacaaaaaaaaccccactcaTAATATATCATATTACCACTGGATGTTTTAGCTGAATTCAAATTTAGTAAAGATCAGTAAAGATGGATTTTCACTCAGCGTCTCCGTTTGTTCTCAGACCTTGAAAAAGTAAGAAAACTAGAATTTGAATAcaggtattttttttgtccatatTCAAGGACACGTGCTGCTGTAGAGTAACTGGGGAATTTCTTTCAACAAGATACTGCTAATGTTTTAATCTCTCACTGGTGCCTTAATATCGTTCTGCTCTGACAGAACCATTGACGTGCTGGACTGGAACAGCCTAATAGATGACAGGACAAAGACATCGGACCTGCTAGTTGTCCCGAATGTTCAGGTCAGTAGATTCAAATCCTGAAATGAAGTGGTTATAATTTAATACAGTTTAGAGCAGATGTGAAGTTTGAGCAGCACCAGAATGACAGGGAGCAGTGATGCTAAGAAGCCTCGTGTTAATTGCCATGTCAATAACATCTGGACAGGTCACCCTCAAGCTATCTGCTGACTTTCTAATGCAGGAAGCTGAAGGGTGGATTTAGTGAGACGCACTAATAGGTGTCATATTTGGTTCATTTGCATCTGACTGTGAACAACGTGCTGGTTTGTTCCCTCAGCGA includes:
- the prodhb gene encoding proline dehydrogenase 1, mitochondrial isoform X2; this translates as MFCVKAPVLLSRTPGADTPGRWLLSSRIRLRRSSAQRTEQRRDEASSSTSSSSRTRAANGISVDFDLTREAYRSKDSLELLRSLVVFKLCSYDILVDKNTEIMDLGKKILGQRAFNQFMKMTFYGQFVAGEDHRSIRPLIQKNQAFGVGSVLDYSVEEDISQEEADSCESAAEKESIGEHHGEEKQKEHQQLEERRRGGVTAAGTHSDSSEAKCDRHMETFIKCIKASGGNSMDGFSAIKMTALGRPQFLLQLSEVLVKWQRFFSFLASQQGKDGVDALNQRLELNQLQESLTKLGAKGDFCGWFTDGKEETSGTIDVLDWNSLIDDRTKTSDLLVVPNVQRGELEPLLEKFTTEEEEQMKRMLQRMDILAEHALENGVRLMVDAEQTYLQPAISRVTLEMQRIYNRDKPVIFNTYQCYLKEAYDNVSMDVELSRREGWHFAAKLVRGAYMYQERERAEEFGYEDPIHPDYESTNITYHRCLDYVLDEIAINRNANVMVASHNEDTVKHTIHRMNELGLVPTENKVYFGQLLGMCDQISFPLD
- the prodhb gene encoding proline dehydrogenase 1, mitochondrial isoform X1, with protein sequence MFCVKAPVLLSRTPGADTPGRWLLSSRIRLRRSSAQRTEQRRDEASSSTSSSSRTRAANGISVDFDLTREAYRSKDSLELLRSLVVFKLCSYDILVDKNTEIMDLGKKILGQRAFNQFMKMTFYGQFVAGEDHRSIRPLIQKNQAFGVGSVLDYSVEEDISQEEADSCESAAEKESIGEHHGEEKQKEHQQLEERRRGGVTAAGTHSDSSEAKCDRHMETFIKCIKASGGNSMDGFSAIKMTALGRPQFLLQLSEVLVKWQRFFSFLASQQGKDGVDALNQRLELNQLQESLTKLGAKGDFCGWFTDGKEETSGTIDVLDWNSLIDDRTKTSDLLVVPNVQRGELEPLLEKFTTEEEEQMKRMLQRMDILAEHALENGVRLMVDAEQTYLQPAISRVTLEMQRIYNRDKPVIFNTYQCYLKEAYDNVSMDVELSRREGWHFAAKLVRGAYMYQERERAEEFGYEDPIHPDYESTNITYHRCLDYVLDEIAINRNANVMVASHNEDTVKHTIHRMNELGLVPTENKVYFGQLLGMCDQISFPLGQAGFPVYKYVPYGPVSEVMPYLSRRAQENRGFMKGVQKERGLLWKELKRRLSSGELLYRPTY